GGTGCTGATCGCGGCGGGCGCATGGATCGCGGTGAGCGGTGAGGTCAACCCGGTCACGCTGGTGGCGATCCTCGGGCTGGCCGCCCGGTTCGCGTCGCCGCTGTCGCAGCTGGCCGAACTCGGCTCGGCGATGCGGCTCGCGACCGCCGAACTGCAGCGCATCACCTCGATCCTGCAGACGCCGGCGCTGCCGGAGCCCGCCGCACCCGCGCACGCCGGGCAGCCGGGCCGCGTCGAACTCGACGGTGTCGCGTTCGGTTACGGCGATCGAAACGTGCTGTCGGACATCAGTTTTGTCGCCGAACCCGGCACCATGACCGCGCTGGTCGGCCCGTCCGGGTCCGGCAAGTCGACGATCACCAAACTGATCGCCCGGTTCTACGACGTCGACGCGGGCGTGGTCCGCGTCGGCGGAGTCGACGTGCGCGACCAGCACACCGCCGATCTGATGGCCCAGCTGTCGCTGGTCTTCCAGGACGTCTATCTGTTCGACGACACGCTGTGGGAGAACATCCGCATCGGGCGCGCAAGCGCCACCGACGACGAGATCGTCGAAGCGGCCCGCACCGCCGGATTGCTGTCGGTGGTCGAACGCCTGCCCGACGGCTGGCACACCCGCGTCGGCGAGGGCGGCTCGGCGCTCTCCGGCGGCGAACGGCAGCGCGTGTCGATCGCCCGCGCCCTGCTCAAGAACGCCCCGATCGTGCTGTTCGACGAGGCCACCAGCGCGCTCGACCCCGAGAACGAGCACCACGTCGCCGAGTCGATCCGCACGCTGGCGCAGGGCAGCGCGGTGATCGTGATCGCGCACAAGCTGTCGACTGTCACGGCCGCCGACAACATCGTGGTGCTCTCGGCCGCGGGCACCGTCGAGGACCAGGGCCGGCACAGCGAGCTGATGG
The window above is part of the Mycolicibacterium rutilum genome. Proteins encoded here:
- a CDS encoding ABC transporter ATP-binding protein, giving the protein MIRGFLQILGPERGKMFAFLAVVSVYGVLNGLVMLLLVPVTVSLFDGDYAATGRWLALMTAAVLVGAVANYAQAKLAIRMALTTMRLLHHRMGDHMVTLPLGWFTRETVGKVSQIAVKGTVFVGTSGGNLVTPLVVNTVSALTVAVGLFFFDWRIGLVAIIGGALLVVCGRFTSGLVAAAEVRTHDAATEVNNRVIEFARYQPVLRAFGRTGADYEPLGEALETQHRAGGSALWQSVAGLMLNGVAVQAVFSVLIAAGAWIAVSGEVNPVTLVAILGLAARFASPLSQLAELGSAMRLATAELQRITSILQTPALPEPAAPAHAGQPGRVELDGVAFGYGDRNVLSDISFVAEPGTMTALVGPSGSGKSTITKLIARFYDVDAGVVRVGGVDVRDQHTADLMAQLSLVFQDVYLFDDTLWENIRIGRASATDDEIVEAARTAGLLSVVERLPDGWHTRVGEGGSALSGGERQRVSIARALLKNAPIVLFDEATSALDPENEHHVAESIRTLAQGSAVIVIAHKLSTVTAADNIVVLSAAGTVEDQGRHSELMERGGQYAQFWTQRVAAGGWVMAAAD